One segment of Chloroflexota bacterium DNA contains the following:
- a CDS encoding DUF4304 domain-containing protein encodes MTAVAPVLKRAGFRKQRQLFTRYEDGNIGVVQFQKSASATQDRVTFTTNLGVWSVLVSASEGRRRTAALVTEPDCHWRARIWTLLPARQDRWWEITPETDIDVLAAEIRAILEQVAIPTVVARTPDTGLRDHWLAGGSAGTTEFCRLTSLTTWFGRWALKKRTTASSRHCATSRRRELNGWLPSVRSWRARSRNWPHTYGSSDEPRVSRTAPGCARARRGARTRRGRGGPVPAPSARRW; translated from the coding sequence ATGACAGCCGTCGCTCCAGTGCTGAAGCGCGCCGGCTTCCGCAAGCAGCGGCAGCTCTTTACTCGGTATGAGGATGGGAACATCGGTGTCGTCCAGTTCCAGAAGAGCGCGTCGGCAACACAGGACCGGGTGACGTTCACCACCAACCTGGGAGTGTGGTCAGTGCTCGTGTCCGCGTCTGAGGGACGACGACGAACTGCTGCCCTGGTGACCGAGCCAGATTGTCACTGGCGGGCACGTATCTGGACGTTGCTCCCTGCCCGGCAGGACAGGTGGTGGGAGATCACGCCGGAGACGGACATCGACGTGCTGGCTGCGGAGATCCGTGCCATCTTGGAGCAGGTCGCCATACCAACGGTGGTTGCACGCACGCCGGACACGGGCCTACGCGACCACTGGCTCGCGGGCGGGAGCGCAGGCACGACCGAGTTCTGCCGGCTGACCTCCCTGACGACCTGGTTCGGGCGCTGGGCCCTGAAGAAGCGTACGACGGCATCGAGCAGGCACTGCGCGACATCGAGGCGACGCGAGCTGAACGGCTGGCTGCCCAGCGTGCGGAGCTGGCGCGCGCGCTCCAGGAACTGGCCCCACACCTACGGATCGAGTGATGAGCCGCGGGTCAGCCGTACTGCTCCAGGATGCGCCAGAGCTCGTCGCGGTGCACGGACTCGGCGGGGACGGGGCGGCCCCGTACCAGCACCGTCCGCGCGCCGCTGGTGA
- a CDS encoding response regulator: MAARRWQFQVPLRTWVVAVSLIVVIVPLLVVGILWVTASPAVALAAGLLTSMGMSVGLVNSLGRLARQTAVAGAGKAVTPSPLPIPPISQPRVLLVEDDRVSQRIALRLLERLGVQADAVTDGQPAVDAVTTQTYALVLMDCQLPTLDGFAATAAIRQWEAAQSLAEEAVASQADRASATPGQPRPRLPIVALTAATDDDARQHARDAGMDDHLAKPLDAARLAATLERWGVRHTPPTPAADRGSSTATASATAPAAAPASSADAAPPSDVAAAPPLASDPEDASDPAPAQASLPVLDPDVLLIVDGRLSAPYQEVVEVFLQEVPRRRRLLQEGMARQDIPQVVRVAHTLAGSAGSIGAMRLAAACSALETLAKAASLDTSGPADQTVRDRPPEAGKAVSLTQAAASLTQAAETVSQELRQLEAVLVRLVAAR; encoded by the coding sequence ATGGCGGCGCGGCGGTGGCAGTTTCAGGTTCCCCTACGCACCTGGGTGGTCGCGGTCAGCCTGATCGTGGTGATCGTCCCGCTGCTGGTGGTCGGGATACTCTGGGTCACAGCCTCGCCGGCGGTGGCGTTGGCAGCCGGGCTGCTGACGTCCATGGGAATGTCTGTCGGGCTGGTGAACAGCCTCGGACGGCTGGCCCGGCAGACCGCGGTCGCTGGGGCGGGGAAGGCCGTCACGCCCAGCCCCCTTCCCATCCCCCCCATCTCCCAGCCTCGCGTCCTCCTTGTCGAGGACGACCGCGTCAGTCAGCGCATCGCATTGCGGCTGCTGGAGCGCCTCGGCGTCCAGGCCGACGCCGTGACCGACGGTCAGCCAGCCGTCGATGCCGTCACAACGCAGACCTACGCCCTGGTGCTGATGGACTGCCAGTTGCCGACCCTCGACGGCTTCGCGGCGACGGCCGCCATCCGTCAGTGGGAGGCCGCGCAGTCGCTGGCCGAGGAGGCCGTAGCGTCGCAGGCCGACAGGGCGAGCGCAACGCCTGGGCAGCCGAGACCTCGCCTGCCGATTGTCGCGCTGACCGCCGCGACGGACGACGACGCCCGCCAGCACGCCCGTGACGCCGGCATGGACGATCATCTCGCCAAGCCGCTGGACGCCGCCCGGCTCGCCGCCACCCTGGAGCGCTGGGGCGTCAGGCACACGCCGCCGACGCCTGCCGCAGACCGTGGGTCTTCCACTGCCACAGCCTCAGCCACAGCCCCGGCCGCAGCCCCCGCTTCGTCCGCCGATGCAGCCCCGCCCTCCGACGTCGCCGCTGCCCCGCCACTCGCCTCGGACCCTGAGGACGCCTCGGATCCAGCCCCGGCGCAGGCGAGCCTGCCGGTCCTCGATCCCGACGTGCTGCTGATCGTGGATGGCCGGCTCAGCGCACCGTACCAGGAGGTCGTGGAAGTCTTCCTTCAGGAGGTTCCGCGTCGGCGGCGGCTGCTCCAGGAGGGGATGGCCCGGCAGGACATCCCGCAGGTGGTGCGCGTGGCGCACACACTGGCCGGCAGCGCTGGCAGTATCGGCGCGATGCGGCTGGCCGCGGCCTGCTCCGCGCTCGAAACGCTGGCGAAAGCGGCGTCGTTGGATACGTCGGGCCCGGCGGACCAGACAGTCAGAGACCGCCCCCCGGAAGCCGGGAAGGCGGTCTCGCTCACGCAGGCCGCGGCCTCGCTCACACAGGCTGCTGAGACGGTCAGCCAGGAGCTACGCCAGCTCGAAGCCGTCCTTGTCCGGCTCGTCGCGGCACGGTAA
- a CDS encoding sigma-70 family RNA polymerase sigma factor, which translates to MSASSTRASSTPASSADTAPPASAPPASSADAAPHTAPDAPPNAPGLLYDSALTARANTLALDLQAGQADVLPELVELFQPLLKLAVRRYRSRSLSLPAALDLDDLRQQGWLILDVLARRWDPAGGDFPAYVRTTLPWELWRYVKAQTPSRRARSVRVDNIQHDILMDRLEDRTGTDGRQWDDQIIAAEMLSDLDPIARWVFLLRLLEDRSFLDVAKALRLTQTMTYRAYLRALDQLRLRAGLELDPDDALGRLPGHQPAVERLVEALHAGTSLHGRLPGRAVICAQTGLSEVRFARLMGLLVTSGCIVGRTARQPGRLVHATAAETLAHLRRPPEQLARQLLHPRAQRPGRCRHAPPDGLPCRDEPDKDGFELA; encoded by the coding sequence ATGAGTGCCTCTTCGACCCGTGCCTCTTCAACCCCTGCATCGTCAGCGGACACAGCGCCCCCCGCATCGGCGCCCCCCGCATCGTCGGCGGACGCAGCGCCCCACACTGCGCCGGATGCCCCGCCGAATGCCCCCGGCCTGCTCTACGATTCGGCGCTGACCGCGCGTGCGAACACGCTGGCGCTGGACCTCCAGGCTGGGCAGGCAGACGTGCTGCCGGAGCTGGTCGAGCTGTTCCAGCCGCTGCTCAAGCTGGCGGTCCGGCGCTATCGGAGCCGGTCGCTCTCGCTGCCGGCTGCCCTGGACCTGGACGACCTCCGACAGCAGGGCTGGCTGATCCTGGATGTGCTGGCCCGGCGCTGGGACCCGGCCGGCGGCGACTTCCCAGCCTACGTCCGCACGACCTTGCCCTGGGAGCTGTGGCGGTACGTCAAGGCCCAGACGCCCTCACGGCGGGCCAGGAGCGTCCGCGTCGACAACATCCAGCACGATATTCTGATGGACCGCCTGGAGGACCGGACCGGCACGGACGGCCGCCAGTGGGACGATCAGATCATTGCCGCCGAGATGCTGAGCGACCTGGACCCGATTGCCCGGTGGGTCTTCCTGCTGCGGCTCCTGGAGGATCGCTCGTTTCTGGACGTGGCGAAGGCGCTCCGGCTGACCCAGACGATGACCTATCGGGCGTACCTGCGGGCGCTCGATCAGCTCCGGCTGCGGGCCGGCCTGGAACTGGACCCTGACGATGCGCTGGGCCGGCTGCCCGGCCATCAGCCGGCTGTCGAGCGGCTGGTGGAGGCGCTCCACGCCGGGACGAGTCTCCACGGCCGGCTGCCGGGGCGGGCGGTCATCTGCGCGCAGACGGGCCTGTCCGAGGTGCGCTTCGCCCGGCTGATGGGGCTGCTGGTGACGAGCGGCTGTATCGTCGGGCGGACGGCACGGCAGCCGGGGCGGCTGGTGCATGCGACGGCCGCTGAGACGCTGGCGCACCTGCGTCGGCCGCCGGAGCAGCTGGCGCGACAACTGCTCCACCCCCGGGCGCAGCGCCCTGGTCGCTGCCGGCACGCGCCGCCTGATGGGTTACCGTGCCGCGACGAGCCGGACAAGGACGGCTTCGAGCTGGCGTAG
- a CDS encoding HAD family hydrolase, which translates to MIRAVLFDLFDTLLYLNGAALAEVRRAMAVHAGVDPDAWGQLWRENVLDRMLGRLGGLEDELRTMLRQAGADASPALLRELAEREIDGWVSAVTLYPETLPTLAALQDRGYALGLLSNCSAHGDLLERIGLAPYLSAVVRSCEVGVMKPDPAIYQQAVEALGVPVAETMFVADGAFAELDAAQQLGMLAVKIEQPHQSGDYGTSTGFDHQIRRLTEVLALLDTEVLALLDTTAASPHTPGPTDA; encoded by the coding sequence ATGATCCGTGCTGTCCTCTTCGACCTGTTCGACACGCTGCTCTATCTGAATGGCGCGGCGCTGGCTGAGGTGCGCCGCGCGATGGCCGTCCACGCGGGCGTCGATCCAGACGCCTGGGGCCAGCTCTGGCGTGAGAACGTGCTGGACCGGATGCTCGGGCGGCTCGGCGGGCTGGAGGACGAGCTGCGGACCATGCTCCGACAGGCTGGCGCAGATGCCTCGCCCGCGCTGCTGCGTGAACTGGCCGAGCGCGAGATCGACGGCTGGGTGAGCGCCGTCACGCTCTATCCCGAGACGTTGCCGACACTCGCCGCGTTGCAGGACCGTGGGTACGCGCTCGGGCTGCTCAGCAACTGCTCGGCGCACGGCGACCTGCTCGAACGGATCGGGCTGGCCCCGTACCTGAGCGCCGTCGTCCGCTCCTGCGAGGTCGGCGTGATGAAGCCGGACCCTGCCATCTACCAGCAGGCAGTCGAGGCCCTTGGCGTCCCGGTGGCCGAGACCATGTTCGTGGCCGATGGCGCCTTCGCCGAGCTGGACGCGGCGCAGCAACTCGGGATGCTGGCCGTCAAGATCGAGCAGCCGCACCAGAGCGGCGACTACGGCACGAGCACCGGCTTCGACCACCAGATTCGGCGGCTGACCGAGGTGCTGGCCCTGCTGGATACAGAGGTGCTGGCCCTGCTGGATACAACGGCGGCGTCGCCCCACACTCCCGGCCCAACGGACGCCTGA